TTGCCTGTGTAAAGTATTAGGTTAAAAAAAGGAAGATTTTAGTGAACTCAGTCtttttaatgaatatgaaaaGCAGTAAAACAATACAGCATCACAATTTGTTTTGACAATTTTCTTAATTCCAAAACTTCGATATGCTctcattatatttgttttcttttgatCTCTCCTTACTCTTGACGTTAGTGCTGAGTAGTGCTCAGAAACAAGCCAAGAGTCAACATACTTCTCTGGATCAAACAGCTGTAGATGAAGtccattaattttcacaaaaatcaGGCCAGAAACTGTTGTAATGTTGAATGAAGATCTCAGTGGTGTTATTAAGTTTGTCTGAGAATATCCCCTTTCACATTCTCTCAACAAAATGGTTATAGAGTTAATAAATTGGTTTAAAGGATTGAGGCTTTTGGGTAACGCTCTGGAGTATAAATATTCTCTGAAACCTGTAATTAACtttctttaattcattttaaacttgcagcaattttcattttgttttcccCAAACATTACTGGAACTTTTTGTAATCAGTTTATGATATCTATACCTGTAAAAGTTTCTGCTAACTCTATCCTTTTCATCAAGCAGTCATGTTTCAAAAGACGTTTTTAAGTGCCTCATAAAATATTTCAGGGTTCCAAAGCTGGTTATTTGTTCTACCTTTGATCTTTTTTGTGAAGGGAAActctgaaaaaagtaaaattgtttactgCTTCTTAAGCTATTGTTGAGTAGCATCCTGGAGGTTTATTCCTTTCTTCAAATAATGCAACTGTTATAAAGCTTTCGTAAAGCTTCACTTAGATCTGAAAGTTCTTCCAAAGCATCAGCGATCAATCCCAGGTCTAGTATGAAATTTGTTTCTGTGATCTTGTTTAAGAGGCCTGAAAAAGTGCTTTTTTATTTGCTGTCTATATTTGGGTCATTTGAAGTTTCTTTAAAGTGCATCCTAACGGGTGCTCAAAATTCTTCCAATTATAAAAATGTCTGTCTCCAGTAGGCTTTCTCAACTTTGGAATTGCTTGCTGTTATTGGTGAACTATGATAGACATCATAGAGTTTGTCAATAAAGTATTTAAACCTATCAACTCCTGAAACTGATTTAATAACGCCCAACACTGATAGCTTAAGTCTGTGGTTTGTACAATgccaaacaataatataatgaaatcttttacaaaataagggtagggtacgataagcggacccggttttttatattgaaattggcaaacaatattactcaatcataaccatcgatataatcaatcgatactaattaattactttgaacaattaacttaaataatctatatctacagctgtaaacactttcaagtaatacacataaggtaatatttcaatttcacataagtaacatttgattattaagaaaatcagtcaattttagaaaactacacaacattgctttgaaagatgataagatgtttttcgtggcttcaacatgtaggactcgtactgaaaaatccattatgtgaaatttgtgggaaagaaacaaatgtaagtgtgagaggagtaaatatggtcgtcttcagttttcctaattttggttgtaataatttgtttgatcactgttaatattaaatttacattttaatttaaaacatatgttgttgTTGCAGACTACAGacacttttatattgattgatagtctaggatttgagatgcgaatattaggtatcgatgattacattcttcgatataaaaaaccgggtccgcttatcgtaccctaccccaaaatAATGTCCCAACAACTTTGTTTTTACCAATCATAGTAGCACCACTATCACAAGTTAAGATAGTCAAGTTATTACTTGTCAGATATCCATTAGAGTAAAGACAGTTCATTTACGAGTCAAAAACAGCTTTAGGAGTAACGCCATCAATTTGTACCTGATCCAAAAAGTTGTTAGCCACTCATACCAGCTTTAGGCAATGAGCACCGAACGTAAACAATCACACTAGACTTACTACTTAAGGAAGTGGATTCATCAATTATCAGACCAATTTTTGACTCATTCTTAATGgtttcatttacaaatattttcttcatttcctTACTAATCCGTAAATCAATGTTAGCTGAAGCTTTGTCAGAGTGTAAAATATGACTCATGTTAACCACATTTAATTCTTGCAGATCAACCTCTGTTTCAAAATTCTTAAGAAACTAATTTTCTTTAACGACCTTACATGCTGTTCGGAATTTTTTTCCAGTAATTCTTTTCTCTGAGAGCTCTCTCAAAACAGTTTTCTCCAATCTTCCATCCTTACCATGACCTGCAATTTCTTTGTGgtcatgaatttttttaaagtagtttattttttctcctttttGTCACCATAACTGTCTATCTCACCATTtgcagattatttaaaaattttttatcctGTTTTTTCTTTGTAGATAAGATCCCAACTTCTTGAAAAGTATTGCATCCTAGCATTCTAGTTTTAATAAACTATCCATCATATTTTTTTGCAAGTTATTCCAACAGTCTGGAAATGCATTGTCATACTCAATTTGTTGTTCTTTTCTTTTACGTTAGAATCAATGCTGGTTACCTTTTCAGTGGTGAGTCTGGCAAGGCATTGTCACACTCAATTTGTTGGTCTTttcttttatgttaaaattaatgctggttaCCTTTTAAGTTGTGGGCAACGGTTGTGAGGTCGATGATGATCGTTGAGTGAGATTGTCTTGAGAACTTAACTGTTCTTTTAACCTAAACAAtgtaacaaagaaataaaagcaGACCGTTCCAGACTACAAGTGACGAGTCTATCTGTCACTATATTAGGGGAGGAGGCATGCCTAACGAACAGAGAAAGGCTTATTGGCTTCCTCAGATGCAGCTTACGAATGACAGGCACTTTAAGTTTGCATAAGCTACATTTAtatgattcattaataaaattgcaaGCTAATTCAGAGTAATAATATGGTTTAAGTTCAATACATGGTGCCCTTACTCATAGTCGCAATTTACTTACTGTAAAAGAATTGGtgcagatttttatattttcagagaGAGAGAGGTTTTTCTAAACAAACCATTTTTTTCCAATATTCCAGATGattgccaacaacatttcatagaccataatccatagagtaagaaataaaaagatgGAAATAGTGAATGACTGTCAATGCCAATGTCCAAACacgtttaaatgcatttttgttAGCCTAAAAGTCGGCACCGTCAAAAGACGTTGTTGGCAGTCTATAGAATTCCATACACAACGTCAAATGACGTCGCCAGTGAAAGTGTAAAAGTCTCTTATTGAGGTATTCTTTGAATGcttttaaaaagtgtattgttGGAAAAATGTCTGTTTGAGTAGCAAAAATGTTAGAggatactaaaaattaaaaaaataacacaataaatgaagtataatattaaatattgtgaatGTAGTATTGTGTAGAAAGTATtcagtaaatgaaatattaaatctcACATAAGGAGCACACAATTAACTATAATGTGGTAGTCAGAGAAATTTCATTCTCAATGATTCTAgttgttacaattaaattttaacgtGAACACAACAGCagttaattgaattatattttttacaggtaATAGATTCTGTGGAAGGCTTTTCCCATATAGCCTACAACTATGCCTTGTTCCCTCCAATTCGCATCAAGACGAAACCCATGTTATTCATCCTTAAACGGCTTCCAGGTGATAGACCATGGACGTCTGAGGACATTGAAGTAGCTTCTGTAGCTAGCAATGAGGATGCGGAAGGAGAAGTGGAGTTTGATGCACAGGTTGAAACAGCAGCTGTAGAAGATGTTGAGGATACAATCAGTGACAGTTATGCAGAGACTTTGGAAGTTACTAAAACAACAGAAGGTGTTGtaagtaaaactaaaatgaatgATGAAGAGAATGTACCAAAATCTGAAACTACAGAGGAtaaaactgaaactaaaattGAAGAAGAAGAATCCTATTCGTGGAATTCTTTTACACAGACATTTGGAAGCATACTTTCAGATAGTAATGAAGATTTAGAAGACGAAGTTGTAAGTATAGCTAGGAAGAGTTACAGTGATAATGATGATGGTGATAGTAATATATATGAAAGCAATGAAACAGAAGATGAAGATAGTACACAGGATGAAGAAGTGATAAGTGAAAAGGAGCAGATTGAGGATAATGGACAAGTTGATGTGAATCAGCAGATTGAACAAGAATCcattagtgataaaaaaatgattaaagatCATAAAGAATCCATCATAAGAAGTGAAGATTATTCAATGCCAAGTAAAACTGTAACAAGTGAAGAGGAAAATGTAGCAAGTAAAGATGAAAATGTAACAAGCGAAGATGAAAATGTAACAAGTGAAgatgaaaatataacaaatgaagatgaaaatttaacaaatgaAGATGAAAATTTAACAAGTGAAgatgaaaatttaacaaatgaAGATGAAAATGTAACAAATGATACAGAAGATgtcaatatatcaatattatctgTAGTTAATAATTCAGCTCCAGGGGAAAATACTGACTATGTTGAAGAACGTTACTCCTCTTCACTTCCTGATAGTAAacctaaaaaattcaatttaaaaagagataaaagtaaaattaatatgagagcaaatgaagaagaaaacataaaaataaaaaaggtgagggatgatattaaaaatataattaaaaagtattaccaAGAAGAAGTTGAAGATATTGAACCATTGAAGAAATATGAACCTAGGTttgacaaatttaaacaaaaacacaaaataaaagaagaacctgagttaaattcaaaaaataaaattgaaaaatatgaagACTCAAGGGATACAGAAGATATTACAAATGTTGATTTAGAGCCTCATGTAGAAGTATCTGATGATATACAGTTAGAATCCTCAAAGGTGGAAAATGATGAAGAATTATTTAAAGATGTGAAAATATCTGAAgggtttaaacaaaaaaaacctatttCCAAGGTTAATATTCGGTCAAAAATTAGAGAAGCAAAATCTAAATTCGCAGCGAAAGACAGTTTtcagattaaaaaagaaaactttgttGAAGAAATAGAAGAGATTGAAGTTcctaaagaaaaagaaatgaaagCATTTAGGAAATTGAAGAAGAAATCAAGAACTGAAGTACCATCAGAAGAAGATGTGCCTGATGCTGAAGATGTTACAGATAAACCTATAAAAACAGCAGAAGTTGACATAGCTGAGACAAAAGAAGAGTCAACAGCCAAAGAAGTAAAGCAGAGTGAAAGTGTCAAACGAAGTATTGAAGTTAAAATTCCTTCAAAGGGTATAAAAGTGAAGATTACTGATGGcaatgtaattgaaattttagaaaCTGATTCTGAAGAGGCTAATGATGATGTTAAGGTCAAAATCACTGGAATAGAAGAACAAACTACGAGTTTTTCAAAGTTGTCTTCTAAAAAGGAAACTTATGATGAAATAGAGCCTGAGATCGTTGCTGAACCGAAACctgatttgaaaaaagaaaactcAGCCCAAACCCAACAcaaacaacaaaagaaattcaaatCGAAGAAAAGCTAGGGAGTAATTTATGAAACTAGAATAACATGTTGCTGTTTCTTTGTCCAAACGCCTTTACATATCTCAGACTGTATTGTTCTATGGTATTTAAGctggtatatttatttttagagaaacAAACAACAGTAACAAAGCCAACATGAGTTTGGATATTTTTAGAATaacttgcatttaaaaaatatgtaagagAGTAATTTCAGAAAGATTCCTTTGTGGCTGAAGGAATagtgaattattaaatttgtcttctttattttttttcaatgtcagTGGCATTCtgtaatgttttactttgaaaagGAATAGTCAAAATCCTTTGTATGAAGTGAGTTATGTTCAGAATGGGAGTAAATGGTGTAGTCGTAATACTACTGTAATGGCCTTGTTATATGGATTAACATTTAGGAATTAATTTTGGGAATGAATGCCTCTTTTGTGCAAAAAGTGTTTTTCTCATAAAATTATAGTCTTCCACTTTAATGAAGATGACAGATTTTCTAAACCaggataataatttattcatagcaTACAGTGTTTTAAGTTCCAACAAAATAGGATTTAGTAACAATGGAATCACGTGGTATGGTGTGGGTTGAAGAGTAACTGCATGCAACATATGCCTGAGTCTCCTAGAGTTAACATTTGTGTTATAGAGAGCAAGTAGCGCAACCACATGATAGCtaatattcattcaaaattaataatccaCGGTTGCTGACAGACTCAGTTATAGCTTCTTTCCATTGCTCATTTGCTTATGTTCTCAATATTGATAAACATCATTACAATAGTTacattcaatgttaaaattttgaacaCAGTGCATAACACAATCAAAATCAACATCTCACTATTAGGAACAACCTATTTCTCCGTATTCTCCTTTAACGTGACCAGTAGCTAACGAGTTATTGTTACAGTTTACTGAAAGACTGTAAATTCATATCTAATCATCTATTGCATTATACATTCTTAGTAcaatgttgaacaaataattacaaCCATGATTGGTGATTAAATTACGATTTTTCCATATACATGTTTATGGAgtttgttcaaataattttttaaaattattttaattttttatttgaagtaattaaagTTAATACATTTCTTCATAATACAgatgataaaaaaattgaataaaaaaaacaatggaatAACTTGTTTGTCCTTGAAGTAAAGATGAAAGCtgatataaaacatgtattttttgaTAACATTATTACTTGACATTGCAgcattaaaaaacagttattattcTGTGTACATTATGAAGAATCACCAGCTAacatcttatattttaaacatttttaaacttaatcaatatatccacaaaatattatttataataaagataaGAAATTAATATGGATATCATTTCTAATAATTGTATAGATAATAAAAAGCTTTAACATGTGAATAAGATaaatagaaatgttcaaatactTAAAGCTTTTTAgggattttaaatttagcaagagcattttgtgaaaattaattatatattcatgtagaaaatacaaaataaatagcttttaatGCAACAAaggcagaaataaaattagtacagtaagatactttataataattagataTACAAGTATTTTACCTTAATTAAACTCATCTATACATTTCTACTTTATACATTGTTTTGCTGTAGGTGCAGTGACAATTTTGTATGAGATTAGGcagatgaatttatattttatgataagatCTACAGAGTTTGTATGAGagcatgtatataaaaatttatattttgtactgatttatcttttcatgtaaaaatatactCGCTTATCCAAgcaagaaatattatatttagaaaatttactcATAAATAAGCATTTAGATacctttttttcaattttataacctGTATTTCTTTGTCATTGAAATGTTTTGTTGGTTGCAACAAATAAAGTAGAATCTATGTccgagttttatttattaatttctttggttttataattaatttaaaatgtatgtactgTTCTTCACTTATTTTTTTCTGGGTTGTTAATTAAACTAGTCTTATGTGATaagtgtatattttgtaaataagtaggttttatattaattttgagaaaaactggaatttattatgcatatttgtttctataatacaaatatatatagtccttatatatgtttgtacatattGTACATGTAGAGGGTATTAATGTTAAAATGATATTGGTGTTATTTGTTTAACAAATGcttgcattattttttatgttaagttttgtgtttttataagattttttgaATCAGAAAAACCATATCAAATTCCATAATggaatttgtataatatatttaaacatattttatgtttcatttaactaataatttcattaaagtgacgattttacaatatttttgtttattctattttgttaTGTGTATTATGTGTTGTATTGTATAAgacaacatataatatatatttcctcCCTGTATAATGTATTTGATCTAAAtgatgtactttattaaaaaaactaacaaatagtgaccttaaaaatttatttaattattaagtaaccCCATttatatttccttcaaatttgtttatgaaaaattaagACTTGTATTAATGATAATGGGCGTTTTAAGTCTTGATTTAGTATCAGTAAAGAAGTTCATtcttaatattcttatattatattatgtttatgttaatgAATTTCATAATTATATCACTAATCAGGCGTGGTATGAACTGGAAGCATGCAATATGGATTGAAAATATTCAGTATGCAAATGTTGCATGGTTTATGCGTTTTTGAAGGTTCTATTGCAAAACATAACTATTACCatgaattttacattattaatgtgctgattgtatgaaatataattgtatGCCTTGGAGGAACATCAAGGGGATCTGTACTTATGAATGTTCTGCAATGTTATGAATTTGGTTTATTAGAAATTTAGTACCACAACTACTTATTGAGTTGAGACTGTAAGTTACAATGATCTCAGAAAAACTAAAGGACAGTCAGTTACATTTTGTTTGCAAGATGTACcatacatatacaaaaataaaagtttttaataaaagtttgttgtttgatttttatccatcaacagtgtttaaaaatttcagttatattttaaatttatattcaatgagTCTTGCTTGCTTTCTTTGCAGAATGATTTATTTACGAATAAATGcagaatattttaaagataatactcctatgaaaatatattgaaaattcatattaatataagaCAAGTATGGAAACATTTTCTTAGTAAGCTATAAGCCAGTGAAATATTCATAAAGATTTCAGTATCCCTCCTGTAGTATGatcaaactaaaatgtttttgatattatcaaaaattgtattttcatgtgctatttaacatgaaaaaataaagttaaaccgtatataaagaataaacacaacaataaacatacaaggataaatgaaactgaaaaaactgtagttttttttaaaagatagtataaaaatacaaaattgtatttaaaacaacacATTTGAACATTAAGGCATACTTTGTTGGTTTACAAATAGACATAttagtccttttttattaaacttgtagaaaatttCCTTCGTCCATCATTGCGTAGAAGATTCACAACCTATCCACTTTTTTAGGAACTTTGTGATTATTTGAGTTAGAAATAGTGTTGAGGAACCATTTTATTAGGACATCATGTATCAAGAGGGacattttaaagtactttttagaATTCTTTAAGAAAATGAATGCAGGCCTGAATTGTTAAGTAATTTTGGAAAATGGCTGAGTGTTAGCTAAGCCTATCACTCGGGCtggtaaaatttcatttctatctctCTGTCTGttgtctgcatgatatctcgaaaacgaacggACCTATAAactgaaattatgcatgaagatccatttctatatgaggaatactgaatttgattatggtgcatgtcactccgtgagatgtggctgagcattagcaGAGTGACCACTCAAACTTTTTTTACAATTCCCGGGTTTTATCCAGTCAAAGATTTCCGATTTTGTAGTCCATTCTCAAACAAAACAAACTGTATACTGTATTCAACCCTTACCGAGTGCAACGGTGACGGTTTTTCATCAGCACCTATATTTGCAAGAAATTTCATGAAGCTCCAGTGGCTTAGCAAATTTTGTCACTAGCAGTATGTGTGAGAAATTCGGTGACGATTCATTGTTACCACCTATTTTAAGCTTTGTTTATATATCTGCATATTTCATTGTATCATCATAAATTCTTTTATACCTAACCATTTTTCTTTCTGTGATGTTGGTTAGTTCTGTGACTGTTGTGTTGAACGTACCACTCACATGGGGTCCCCAGTTCAGAATCCTATCAAGGATTACGCCCAGGTACTTTCATCTCGGACTTTAACTCAATGGAAGAGCCTCTCAATTAGAATGGACTAATACCTTCCAACTGAGGCCTTCTTGTAAAGGCAACCAGGGCAGCTTTAGTGGGTTGACATTAAGCCCAATACCATCACACCAGTTTCCCTCCATGTTCAGAGAAGCATTAGTCAGTTCCATGACTGTTGTATTGAGCTTTCCACTCACAAGAATCGCAATGTCATAAGCATACCCTTGTGCAAATACCCTACAAATTAACACCACTTGGACTCTAGAATCTATACTGAAAGATGTTGAGTTCACCACTTTGCCTTTGTGCAGTAAGGTGACTGCCACTGTCAATGTACTAAGGTGTTATTGTATTTCCAAC
The Homalodisca vitripennis isolate AUS2020 chromosome 1, UT_GWSS_2.1, whole genome shotgun sequence DNA segment above includes these coding regions:
- the LOC124374636 gene encoding probable Dol-P-Man:Man(7)GlcNAc(2)-PP-Dol alpha-1,6-mannosyltransferase — its product is MGVGLEQLIFVVAAVHLVYCPFTKVEESFNLQAMHDILYHRFNLSEYDHHEFPGVVPRTFIGPLAVSALSSPVFLIISALGFNKFTTQYLVRAVLGACVIWSLRKFRMTLQYLFGPELACWFIIITASQYHFMFYLSRPLPNIFALPLVLLALHCWLRKQQTAFIWVSGAAIIWFRSELAMFLGMILLFELYYQRIYPLRLIKAAVPAGVTCLAATFVIDSIFWRRLLWPEGEVFWFNTILNRSSEWGTSPFMWYFYSAIPRGLGLSVLLVPLGACFDVRIRRLLIPSLAFVFLFSFLPHKELRFIIYVFPIFNVAAAFACQKIWSLSQKSQIVRLLRLAIVGHVVANAVFSLFLLSVAAVNYPGGKAIARLQRLEPAFAPVNVHICNLAAQTGVSRFTQIYDAWSYNKTENLELGNPALMNFTHLLVEAKSKYSPNIKSLLRTHQVIDSVEGFSHIAYNYALFPPIRIKTKPMLFILKRLPGDRPWTSEDIEVASVASNEDAEGEVEFDAQVETAAVEDVEDTISDSYAETLEVTKTTEGVVSKTKMNDEENVPKSETTEDKTETKIEEEESYSWNSFTQTFGSILSDSNEDLEDEVVSIARKSYSDNDDGDSNIYESNETEDEDSTQDEEVISEKEQIEDNGQVDVNQQIEQESISDKKMIKDHKESIIRSEDYSMPSKTVTSEEENVASKDENVTSEDENVTSEDENITNEDENLTNEDENLTSEDENLTNEDENVTNDTEDVNISILSVVNNSAPGENTDYVEERYSSSLPDSKPKKFNLKRDKSKINMRANEEENIKIKKVRDDIKNIIKKYYQEEVEDIEPLKKYEPRFDKFKQKHKIKEEPELNSKNKIEKYEDSRDTEDITNVDLEPHVEVSDDIQLESSKVENDEELFKDVKISEGFKQKKPISKVNIRSKIREAKSKFAAKDSFQIKKENFVEEIEEIEVPKEKEMKAFRKLKKKSRTEVPSEEDVPDAEDVTDKPIKTAEVDIAETKEESTAKEVKQSESVKRSIEVKIPSKGIKVKITDGNVIEILETDSEEANDDVKVKITGIEEQTTSFSKLSSKKETYDEIEPEIVAEPKPDLKKENSAQTQHKQQKKFKSKKS